In a genomic window of Sporosarcina trichiuri:
- a CDS encoding ABC transporter permease has protein sequence MNSLRELWGNRFGKYAAELQRYLQYVFTGHLAIVLLFSIGAAGYAYSEWLKDVPPGLPAAWIAAVLIAAVITLATPVTLLKPADAVYLLPLETELPAYMGRALTWTFFSKLPLPVILFIVSLPMLSAYGLGSKPLYLVLFILILGAVWLNVRSEFAFRGAEEGQGIWVDRAIRFLAGTITIYGVLTASWVLAAGAAVIFAAYYVYWVRRAAGKPFPYTHFIELEQNRMMGFYRFANYFTDVPHLKGSVSKRSWLGLFMRDPAVETTDAQAFLLRRTFIRTDEPFWLWLRLTMLSMAGAVFIPFPAVAFIFIGALAFASAIQTLQALRGGDEFRMDLLFPHAEETRGREIFRLTERVQWLQAVLVMVPAFILHGLSLTPVLLGGIVLIVSEATIRLTGTSEQE, from the coding sequence ATGAACAGCTTACGTGAATTGTGGGGGAACCGGTTCGGGAAATATGCAGCAGAGCTGCAGCGTTATTTACAGTATGTCTTCACCGGACACCTGGCGATCGTCCTGCTGTTCTCGATCGGAGCCGCCGGCTATGCATACAGTGAATGGCTGAAGGATGTGCCGCCTGGATTACCGGCCGCCTGGATTGCCGCTGTCCTGATTGCCGCGGTGATAACGCTGGCAACGCCTGTCACACTGCTGAAACCGGCGGATGCCGTCTATCTGCTGCCTCTGGAGACGGAACTGCCTGCTTATATGGGACGTGCCCTGACGTGGACATTCTTCTCGAAGCTGCCGCTACCGGTCATCCTGTTCATCGTTTCGCTGCCGATGCTGAGTGCGTATGGATTGGGCAGTAAACCGCTGTATCTCGTGCTGTTCATCCTGATTCTCGGCGCAGTCTGGCTGAATGTGCGCTCAGAATTCGCGTTTCGCGGTGCCGAAGAAGGGCAGGGGATCTGGGTGGACCGTGCTATCCGGTTCCTGGCGGGGACAATCACCATTTACGGAGTCTTGACCGCCTCCTGGGTTCTGGCGGCAGGGGCGGCAGTCATATTTGCTGCCTACTATGTATACTGGGTGAGGCGCGCGGCCGGAAAGCCGTTCCCGTACACCCACTTCATCGAGCTTGAACAGAACAGGATGATGGGGTTCTACCGTTTTGCAAATTACTTCACGGATGTGCCCCATCTGAAAGGGTCAGTCAGCAAACGGTCGTGGCTCGGCCTGTTCATGCGCGATCCCGCCGTGGAAACGACGGATGCACAGGCATTCCTGCTGCGCCGGACGTTCATCAGGACGGATGAGCCGTTCTGGCTGTGGCTTCGTCTGACAATGCTGTCGATGGCAGGCGCTGTGTTCATCCCGTTTCCGGCGGTCGCGTTCATCTTTATTGGGGCGCTCGCCTTTGCATCGGCGATCCAGACGCTGCAGGCGCTGCGCGGCGGCGATGAATTCCGGATGGATCTCCTGTTCCCGCATGCCGAAGAAACCCGCGGCAGGGAGATCTTCCGACTGACGGAGCGGGTTCAATGGCTCCAGGCCGTCCTTGTCATGGTCCCGGCGTTCATCCTCCACGGGCTGTCGTTGACACCGGTTCTCCTCGGGGGCATCGTCCTGATCGTTTCGGAGGCGACCATCCGTCTGACAGGTACAAGTGAACAGGAGTAG
- the uvrB gene encoding excinuclease ABC subunit UvrB produces the protein MKETFSLQAPYTPQGDQPAAIRSLVEGVENGEKHQTLLGATGTGKTFTVSNVVKEINRPTLVIAHNKTLAGQLYSEFKEFFPDNAVEYFVSFYDYYQPEAYVPQTDTYIEKDSSINDEIDKLRHSATAALFERNDVLIVASVSCIYGLGSPEEYGSHMISLRPGMEIDRNQLLRRFVDNLYERNDVSFTRGTFRVRGDVVEIFPASQDERCIRIEFFGDEIDRLREIDALTGEVVGEREHVAIFPNSHFVTGEAKMEKAIVRIEAELEEQLKILRENDKLLEAQRLEQRTRYDLEMMREMGFCSGIENYSRHLSLREAGETPYTLLDYFPDDFLIVADESHVTLPQIRGMYNGDQARKKVLVEHGFRLPSALDNRPLMFEEFEKHIHQAIYVSATPGPYEIEHTPEMVEQIIRPTGLLDPIIEVRPIEGQIDDLLDEINERAARNERVLITTLTKKMSEDLTDYLKEAGVKVNYLHSEIKTLERIEIIRELRLGTYDVLVGINLLREGLDIPEVSLVAILDADKEGFLRSERSLIQTIGRAARNSEGRVIMYADKYTDSMTKAIEETQRRREIQMAYNEEHGITPKTIQKGIRDVIKATQAADETISYVEKVTEGKKLTKEEKADLLASLEKEMKDAAKALDFERAAELRDTILELKAER, from the coding sequence GTGAAAGAAACATTCAGCCTGCAGGCGCCATATACTCCGCAGGGAGACCAGCCCGCCGCCATCCGGTCGCTGGTGGAAGGCGTGGAGAACGGCGAAAAGCATCAGACACTGCTCGGGGCGACAGGAACCGGAAAGACTTTCACGGTTTCAAATGTCGTGAAGGAGATCAACCGGCCGACGCTGGTCATCGCCCACAACAAGACACTTGCCGGGCAGCTGTACAGTGAATTCAAGGAGTTCTTCCCGGACAACGCGGTGGAGTACTTCGTAAGTTTCTATGATTACTACCAGCCGGAAGCCTACGTGCCGCAGACGGATACGTATATCGAAAAAGACTCGAGCATCAATGACGAAATCGACAAACTGCGTCACTCCGCAACAGCTGCGCTGTTCGAGCGCAACGACGTCCTCATTGTCGCGTCGGTGTCCTGCATATACGGCCTCGGGTCCCCGGAGGAATACGGTTCCCACATGATCTCCCTCCGTCCGGGCATGGAAATCGACAGGAACCAGCTGCTCCGGCGGTTTGTCGATAACCTGTACGAACGGAATGATGTCAGCTTCACACGCGGGACATTCCGTGTGCGCGGCGATGTGGTCGAGATCTTCCCCGCGTCGCAGGACGAACGGTGTATCCGTATCGAATTCTTCGGAGATGAAATCGACCGGCTCCGGGAAATCGACGCACTGACAGGCGAAGTCGTCGGCGAGCGTGAGCACGTCGCCATCTTCCCGAATTCCCACTTCGTCACAGGCGAAGCGAAAATGGAGAAAGCGATCGTACGCATCGAAGCGGAACTCGAAGAACAACTGAAGATCCTTCGGGAGAACGACAAGCTCCTCGAAGCGCAGCGTCTGGAGCAGCGGACACGCTATGACCTGGAAATGATGCGGGAGATGGGCTTCTGTTCCGGTATCGAGAACTATTCACGCCATCTGTCCCTCCGCGAAGCGGGGGAAACACCCTATACGCTGCTCGACTATTTCCCGGATGACTTCCTCATCGTGGCGGACGAAAGCCACGTCACCCTGCCGCAGATCCGCGGGATGTACAACGGCGACCAGGCGCGGAAGAAAGTGCTTGTGGAGCACGGCTTCCGCCTGCCGTCCGCCCTAGACAACCGTCCGCTCATGTTCGAAGAGTTCGAGAAGCATATCCACCAGGCGATCTATGTCTCGGCGACACCCGGTCCTTACGAAATCGAACACACGCCTGAGATGGTCGAACAGATCATCCGTCCGACAGGGCTGCTCGATCCGATCATCGAAGTCCGGCCGATCGAAGGCCAGATCGATGACCTTCTGGATGAAATCAACGAGCGTGCCGCACGCAACGAGCGGGTGCTCATAACAACGCTTACGAAAAAGATGTCGGAAGATCTGACCGATTACCTGAAAGAAGCCGGCGTCAAAGTGAACTACCTCCACTCGGAGATCAAAACCCTGGAACGGATCGAAATCATCCGGGAACTGCGGCTCGGTACATACGATGTCCTGGTCGGCATCAACCTGCTCCGGGAAGGGCTCGATATACCGGAAGTGTCGCTCGTTGCGATCCTCGATGCGGACAAGGAAGGTTTCCTCCGTTCGGAACGTTCGCTCATCCAGACGATCGGACGGGCTGCGAGGAATTCGGAAGGCCGCGTCATCATGTACGCTGACAAATATACGGATTCCATGACAAAAGCTATCGAGGAGACACAGCGGCGGCGTGAGATCCAGATGGCATACAACGAAGAACATGGCATTACTCCGAAGACAATCCAAAAAGGAATCCGTGATGTCATCAAAGCCACACAGGCTGCTGATGAAACGATTTCGTATGTGGAGAAAGTCACCGAAGGAAAGAAACTGACCAAAGAAGAGAAAGCCGACCTGCTGGCATCGCTCGAGAAAGAAATGAAAGATGCAGCAAAAGCACTCGATTTCGAACGGGCGGCAGAACTTCGGGATACGATCCTGGAATTGAAAGCAGAAAGGTGA
- a CDS encoding IDEAL domain-containing protein has translation MEKKYSHAEFLKAVGQNSSTMQAEKLLNDIYIDLFLNHIHREQTRVRLLGDIDSALDSRDELAFRKLTSSLRSLDEN, from the coding sequence ATGGAGAAGAAGTATTCACATGCTGAGTTCCTCAAAGCCGTTGGACAGAACAGTTCCACTATGCAGGCGGAGAAACTGCTGAATGATATCTACATCGATTTGTTTCTGAACCATATTCACCGTGAACAGACAAGGGTGCGCCTGCTCGGTGATATCGACAGCGCCCTGGACAGCCGTGACGAGCTGGCGTTCCGTAAGCTGACGTCTTCGCTCCGGTCTTTGGATGAAAATTGA